The DNA region ACTATCGCCAACCGGATGGCTGGCCAGAATACAGCATTTGGCTACAAAAAAGCATCTGATCTACAGGCTAATTTTTACCAGAATGTATTTACTATAAACGGGTTAGCTACCCGTGGCTTTGTTTCTCCGGTTGCTTCATATGGTCCCAGGTTTTATAATTACAAATTGCTTGGAACCTCAGTTGAAAATGGCCATACCGTCCACAAAATCCAGGTGATTCCGAAACGCGGGCATGGTCAGTATTTTCAGGGCGATATTTATATTGTTGACGGCGACTGGCGCATTTACAGCGTTGACCTGTTTGTTGAAAATAAAACGAGCAACCTCAATCTGGTTGATACATTAAAGATCAGGCAGCAATACGTAGCCATAACCGATAGCGTATGGATGCCTGCATCAACCCAATACAGTTTTAAAGGGGCCGTCTTCGGATTTAAATTTGGCGGATATTATGCGGCTGTTTATAATAACTATAAAATCAACCCGACATTTCCTGATAACTTTTTTACCGGTGAGATCCTGAAAATTGATACGGTAGCCAATAGTAAAAAGCCGGGCTACTGGGCCGATGCAAGGCCCATACCCTTAACCGCTTTTGAGGATCGTGATTACAAAAAAAAGGATGCCTTTGAAGAATATAAAAAGACGGATACTTATCTGGATTCGCTTCAGCATCATAAAAATCATATCAACTATCCTGGCTACCTGATTTTTGGTTATGCCGCCAGCAATAAAAGCAACAGGGATTCATTGTATATTTTTCCGTTTATACAAACCTTTTATTACAACACGGTTGAGGGCTTTGGCATTAATGCAAAGGTAAGCTATATCCGTACCATTGATGATTTTCATTCATTGACAATTACACCCGCCTTGCGTTATGGTTTCTCTAACAAAATCTTCAGCGCCAACATGGGTTTTGAGTATAAGAACGATCCTTTCCATAACGCTAAGTTTTATGCTGATTTTGGCAGCGATGTGCTTGATCTTAACAATGTAGGCACGCGTTCGTTATATTTCAACACGCTGAGTACGCTTCTGAGCGAAAATAACTATGTTAAATATTACCGAAGCCATTATGGCGATTTCGGCTATCAGCGCGAAGTGTTAAACGGCGTGTTTTTAAAAGGAGGTTTGTCGTATTCAAGCCGCTCGCAGCTTTACAATACGTCTTTTAGCAAGATAAAGGATATTAAAGATCGCCAGTTTACATCAAATAATCCATTAGCCCCTCCGGGTACTCCGGCTGATGACCATTCCTTTTTGTTTCCTGACAATCAGGCGCTTGTATTTAACGCGTCGGCTACTTTTACTTTTGATCAGCGGTACGAAACCCGGCCCACCGGCAAGTTCAACCTGCCTTCAAAATATCCAACCTTAACGGTAAACTACCGTAAAGGGTTTAAAAATATCATTGGCTCGGATGTAGATTACGATTTTGCTTCTGTCGATCTCTCGCAGGACCATATCCGCGTAGGCCTTTCGGGCTATTCATCATTTAAAGTATCGGGCGGAGGCTTTTTCAATAACAACAACCTGTACTACATGGATTATAACCACTTTTTAGGTAACCAGGGTACCACTTTTGATCCTACCTATGTAGGTAGTTTCCACTTCCTGCCTTTTTATACCTATAGTACCAACGGTGCGTTTTTAGAGGCGCATTACCAACATAACTTTGCAGGTTCAATATTTAATCATATCCCGTTGTTAAGAAAGTGGAAGCTTGAAGAAATTATCGGCGCCAACTACCTCACCACGAAAAATAACCGCAATTACCGCGAGTTTTACGTAGGCGTACAGCGCCTAATTTTCCGTGTTGACTACGGTATCTCCTACGCCGGCGATAAAAAATACATCCAGGGGTTTAGGATCTTTTATGGGATAAGATAAGGGAGTCCGGAAGTCGGAAAGTCCGCTTAAGTCCGAAAGTTTTGCTCTTGATTTAATGGTTGACTTCTTACTTACGGACTTTCTGACTTCAGACTTTCGGACTACGAACAAAGTTCGTATCTTTGCGCCGCTCATTTAACACTGTTTGCAGCAGTATCAATGATTTTATGAAAATGTATAATACCCTACTATACTATTGTTATTCGACAATAGCTAATGCGGAGCAATTTGCTGCCGATCATTTAAAATTTTGTAAAAGCTTAGGTTTAACCGGGCGCATTATTGTGGCCGATGAAGGGCTTAACGGTACAGTATCAGGTACTGCCGAAGCTTGCAAAACCTATATGGATACCGTACATGCCGACGAACGTTTTGCCGGTATCGACTTTAAAATAGATGAAGTAGATACGCCATCCTTTGTAAAAATGCATGTGCGTTATAAGTCAGAAATTGTGCACTCAGGTCTCCGTGACCCTAATGTCATCGACCCGAAACAAAAAACCGGCAAACACCTGGAGCCAAAAGAGTTTTTGGCTATGAAAGACAGGGACGATGTTGTTGTTTTGGATGTGCGCTCAAACTATGAACACTCGTTAGGCAAGTTCAAAAATGCGGTAACCCTTGATATTGAAAACTTCCGTGATTTTCCGGCAATGATCAATGAGCTGGCCAAGTACAAGGATAAAAAGATCCTGACTTATTGCACCGGTGGCATCAAATGCGAAAAAGCATCGGCCTTGTTGTTGCACGAAGGTTTCCCCGAAGTGTACCAGTTGC from Mucilaginibacter sp. SJ includes:
- a CDS encoding DUF5686 and carboxypeptidase regulatory-like domain-containing protein; its protein translation is MRKYILLLAIALSVITASAQQSLLTGKITDKNGQAIPFVSIYIRNSTYGTTANENGIYQFKLAPGTYNVIYRYVGYTEKIEQVTITDQDQEHNVQMADEVFATNRVAETYRKNRDAADTIMKQVLKKRKYYIEEATSYSCAVYIKGVQKLLSVPKSLLGQEVRKTLDLDTNGRGILYQSESISEYNFQKPNKVREITIANRMAGQNTAFGYKKASDLQANFYQNVFTINGLATRGFVSPVASYGPRFYNYKLLGTSVENGHTVHKIQVIPKRGHGQYFQGDIYIVDGDWRIYSVDLFVENKTSNLNLVDTLKIRQQYVAITDSVWMPASTQYSFKGAVFGFKFGGYYAAVYNNYKINPTFPDNFFTGEILKIDTVANSKKPGYWADARPIPLTAFEDRDYKKKDAFEEYKKTDTYLDSLQHHKNHINYPGYLIFGYAASNKSNRDSLYIFPFIQTFYYNTVEGFGINAKVSYIRTIDDFHSLTITPALRYGFSNKIFSANMGFEYKNDPFHNAKFYADFGSDVLDLNNVGTRSLYFNTLSTLLSENNYVKYYRSHYGDFGYQREVLNGVFLKGGLSYSSRSQLYNTSFSKIKDIKDRQFTSNNPLAPPGTPADDHSFLFPDNQALVFNASATFTFDQRYETRPTGKFNLPSKYPTLTVNYRKGFKNIIGSDVDYDFASVDLSQDHIRVGLSGYSSFKVSGGGFFNNNNLYYMDYNHFLGNQGTTFDPTYVGSFHFLPFYTYSTNGAFLEAHYQHNFAGSIFNHIPLLRKWKLEEIIGANYLTTKNNRNYREFYVGVQRLIFRVDYGISYAGDKKYIQGFRIFYGIR
- the trhO gene encoding oxygen-dependent tRNA uridine(34) hydroxylase TrhO; translated protein: MKMYNTLLYYCYSTIANAEQFAADHLKFCKSLGLTGRIIVADEGLNGTVSGTAEACKTYMDTVHADERFAGIDFKIDEVDTPSFVKMHVRYKSEIVHSGLRDPNVIDPKQKTGKHLEPKEFLAMKDRDDVVVLDVRSNYEHSLGKFKNAVTLDIENFRDFPAMINELAKYKDKKILTYCTGGIKCEKASALLLHEGFPEVYQLHGGIIKYGKEAGGEDFEGKCYVFDNRLSVDVNSVNPVVISTCFNCGKTTPKMINCANPECNEHFTQCDECGTAMDGCCSDACKEHPRKRVYDGTGYYVKVPQPVNVSKNKLQPIA